The following proteins are encoded in a genomic region of Candidatus Kryptobacter tengchongensis:
- a CDS encoding orotidine-5'-phosphate decarboxylase translates to MDFIYKLKKALAKNNSLLCIGLDTNIEKIPNNFPKSINSILEFNRNIIEATYDVVCAYKINTAFYEALGARGFEILKLTIDAIPKDIPVILDSKRGDVRSTNEMYAKSLFVELGADAITVNPYFGVESIEPFVKFEDKFVFVVVLSTNQGAFDFQYLKCADKFVFQHIAERFISSKFKNLGFVVGATKGEDIKLVRELSDETLFLIPGIGEQKGNLELALKYGVNKDKIALINVSRAIIYASNSKNFAQKAREKAVEFKEKINKILENI, encoded by the coding sequence ATGGATTTTATTTATAAACTCAAAAAAGCACTTGCAAAAAATAATTCCCTTCTTTGCATTGGGCTTGATACCAACATTGAAAAAATTCCAAATAATTTTCCAAAATCAATTAATTCTATTTTGGAGTTCAATCGCAATATAATTGAAGCAACTTACGATGTTGTTTGTGCTTATAAAATTAACACCGCATTTTATGAGGCGCTTGGTGCCCGTGGATTTGAAATTTTAAAATTAACAATTGATGCAATCCCTAAAGATATACCTGTTATCCTTGATTCAAAGCGTGGTGATGTACGCTCAACTAACGAAATGTATGCAAAAAGTTTGTTTGTTGAACTTGGGGCAGATGCAATCACAGTTAATCCATATTTTGGAGTTGAATCAATTGAACCATTTGTAAAGTTTGAGGATAAATTTGTGTTCGTTGTGGTTTTAAGCACAAATCAGGGAGCTTTTGACTTTCAATATCTAAAATGTGCTGATAAATTTGTTTTCCAACATATTGCAGAAAGATTTATAAGTTCAAAGTTTAAAAATCTTGGTTTTGTTGTTGGGGCAACGAAAGGAGAAGACATAAAACTTGTTCGTGAATTATCCGATGAAACATTGTTTTTAATACCGGGAATTGGAGAGCAAAAAGGGAATCTTGAACTTGCGTTGAAATATGGGGTTAACAAAGATAAAATTGCTCTTATAAATGTAAGTCGTGCAATTATTTATGCCTCAAATTCCAAAAATTTTGCTCAAAAGGCAAGGGAAAAAGCGGTGGAATTTAAAGAAAAAATAAACAAAATTTTGGAAAACATATGA
- a CDS encoding transcriptional regulator, AsnC family has product MLKIDDIDLKILDILQKNGRIKRNDLAQIVGLSVPSVSERLKKLEDEGIIKGYTALLDSKKLGKDITAFVFVYIDSSRNYPLFIERAMEVEEILECHSITGEGSHLLKVKTENTSTLEKLLARIQSWPGVTGTKTNIVLSTIKETTRIKIFNED; this is encoded by the coding sequence ATGTTAAAAATTGACGATATTGACCTTAAAATTTTAGACATTCTCCAGAAAAATGGAAGGATAAAGCGTAATGACCTTGCTCAAATCGTTGGACTTTCTGTTCCATCGGTGAGCGAAAGGTTAAAAAAGCTTGAAGATGAAGGGATAATAAAAGGATATACCGCCTTACTTGATTCAAAGAAGCTGGGGAAGGATATAACAGCATTTGTCTTTGTTTACATTGATTCGTCAAGGAATTATCCTTTATTTATTGAGAGGGCTATGGAGGTTGAGGAGATATTGGAGTGCCATTCAATCACGGGTGAGGGATCACACCTTTTGAAAGTTAAAACTGAGAACACATCAACGCTTGAAAAACTTCTTGCGAGAATTCAATCTTGGCCAGGTGTTACTGGGACTAAGACGAATATCGTTTTATCAACGATTAAGGAAACAACGAGAATAAAAATTTTTAATGAGGATTGA